In one Rhodanobacteraceae bacterium genomic region, the following are encoded:
- a CDS encoding NAD(P)H-dependent oxidoreductase — protein MKLLHIDSSILGDNSASRALTAEIVQRLTMQNPGLQLTRLDLDAEPLPHLSAGSLAKVDATETARSERALHDFLEADVLVIGAPMYNFSIPSTLKAWIDRIAIAGKSFRYTATGPEGLAKGKVAILAITQGGVHELGGPSEHHESYLRFVLNFLGVSDVRVVRAQGLARSELRESALNDALGAVPASLALAA, from the coding sequence ATGAAACTCTTGCACATCGATTCCAGCATCCTTGGCGACAACAGCGCCAGTCGCGCGCTGACGGCCGAGATCGTCCAGCGTCTCACGATGCAGAACCCCGGCTTGCAGCTCACGCGGCTGGATCTGGATGCCGAGCCATTGCCCCATCTGAGTGCCGGATCACTGGCGAAAGTGGATGCCACCGAGACAGCCCGGTCAGAACGGGCGCTACACGATTTCCTCGAGGCCGATGTGCTGGTCATCGGCGCGCCGATGTACAACTTCTCGATCCCGTCGACTTTGAAAGCCTGGATCGATCGTATCGCCATTGCCGGCAAGAGCTTTCGCTACACCGCCACCGGACCTGAGGGTCTGGCCAAGGGCAAGGTGGCGATCCTGGCCATCACCCAGGGCGGCGTGCACGAACTGGGTGGTCCCAGCGAGCATCACGAATCCTACCTGCGCTTTGTGCTGAACTTTCTCGGGGTCAGCGATGTTCGGGTGGTGCGTGCCCAGGGACTGGCTCGTTCGGAGCTGCGGGAATCGGCCCTGAACGATGCCCTGGGTGCTGTGCCGGCCAGCCTGGCACTAGCCGCCTGA
- a CDS encoding YkgJ family cysteine cluster protein: MTPNDRKINALRARIPTFSCVVGCHDCCGPVTASSEEMARLPAKTEAEHDRALAELSCPHLGARGCEVYAERPLICRLFGTTPRLPCPNGKRPVYMIDTRTEQEIHAFLASTRQVLV; encoded by the coding sequence TTGACCCCCAACGATCGCAAGATCAATGCACTGAGAGCGCGGATTCCGACCTTCAGTTGTGTCGTCGGTTGCCATGACTGTTGCGGCCCGGTGACGGCGTCCTCGGAAGAAATGGCGCGCCTGCCGGCCAAGACCGAGGCCGAGCACGACCGGGCCCTCGCCGAGCTCAGTTGCCCGCATCTGGGCGCGCGTGGCTGCGAGGTCTATGCCGAGCGGCCCTTGATCTGCCGCTTGTTCGGCACCACACCCCGCTTGCCCTGTCCCAACGGCAAGCGCCCTGTCTACATGATCGACACCCGCACCGAGCAGGAAATCCACGCTTTTCTGGCGAGTACCCGACAAGTTCTGGTCTAG
- a CDS encoding DUF11 domain-containing protein, producing the protein MNRALQLLLGGLLLCGSPVYAQDIELPASNLTVEAYVPLAEINGSGGPRALRAVDPLAVYSNVTNFTGSAFANGGASAGITRLVMDNLTFTTYPGVGNVTTLRFSVANLNGTPQSVRARIRFWNADGPSLGAGLGNGPGTYYAPGGTSIGYTFNAFTFQPGVVVLTGNLPAPGFPIPAGATTTLWAGITFDNVNTTTGATNTELNNFGTGLFSPVDLGSSTDVMFQTTAAGSFFAPSNPAGAGINFVGTPVANNGWEFVVTSLGTPVADLTLALTDTPDPVIAGNSITYVATSTNNGPNPAPDLSITLPLPAGTTFASATPDVGGVCSGVAVGANGTLTCTWAGNTASAAARSVSVVVGVPASTANGASLTLNASTASLGTDPVPANNNASVTTAVITNADLSITLTDTPDPVVAGTNLTYVATVTNGGPSDAQNVSITLPLPAGTSFGSATPSAGGTCNTTTPVVCTWAGATVPTGVVNATIVATVAPATTGVLSATATAASGTTDPVSGNDNSTATTTVNASADLSITLTDAPDPVTAGTNLVYTATVTNAGPSDATGVTVTMPVPANTTLVSGSTTGGGTCSGAPIVCTFPTSFAPTTSQTATITVAVSASAPDGSSISATATVGSASTDPNGANNSATATTLVAADANLQLTLSASSLAVLTNEPVTFTAVSLNQGPSDAQNLSITMTLTPDFRYTAHTATGATCTTPQVGNSGVVTCTWAGATAVNASRTLSVVAFSNNQGATAVNASTVSDTSDPVTANNVGNVSVQVGFPIEEIPTVNQYGLILLGLMLGLLGFVAVRRNS; encoded by the coding sequence ATGAATCGCGCCCTGCAACTGCTGCTTGGTGGACTGCTGCTGTGCGGCAGTCCCGTCTACGCTCAGGATATCGAACTGCCCGCCAGCAATCTGACGGTGGAGGCCTATGTGCCTCTGGCCGAAATCAATGGCAGCGGCGGCCCGCGGGCCCTGCGCGCCGTTGACCCTTTGGCCGTGTACTCAAACGTCACTAATTTTACCGGTTCTGCATTCGCAAATGGCGGCGCGTCCGCCGGTATCACTCGTCTGGTGATGGACAATCTCACCTTCACGACCTATCCGGGTGTGGGCAACGTCACCACGTTGCGCTTCTCCGTAGCCAATCTGAATGGCACGCCGCAATCGGTGCGGGCACGAATCCGCTTCTGGAATGCCGATGGCCCGTCCCTCGGCGCCGGTCTGGGCAATGGCCCGGGAACCTACTATGCCCCGGGCGGTACGAGCATCGGCTACACCTTCAATGCCTTCACCTTCCAGCCGGGCGTCGTCGTTCTGACCGGCAACCTCCCCGCGCCAGGATTTCCGATTCCCGCAGGTGCCACGACCACGCTCTGGGCCGGTATCACTTTCGACAATGTCAATACGACGACCGGCGCCACCAATACCGAACTCAACAATTTTGGCACCGGCTTGTTCAGTCCGGTGGACCTCGGATCCAGCACTGACGTCATGTTTCAGACCACGGCGGCAGGCAGCTTCTTCGCCCCGTCGAACCCGGCGGGTGCAGGCATCAATTTCGTGGGCACGCCAGTCGCCAACAACGGCTGGGAATTTGTTGTGACCTCGCTCGGTACGCCCGTCGCTGATCTGACCCTGGCCCTGACCGATACTCCGGACCCGGTGATTGCCGGCAACAGCATCACCTATGTTGCGACCTCGACCAATAACGGCCCGAATCCAGCCCCTGATCTGTCGATCACGCTGCCGCTGCCGGCCGGAACCACCTTTGCTTCGGCGACGCCGGATGTCGGCGGTGTCTGTTCTGGCGTGGCTGTTGGCGCCAATGGCACCTTGACCTGCACCTGGGCCGGCAACACCGCCAGCGCTGCGGCTCGCAGTGTCTCGGTCGTTGTCGGTGTCCCAGCATCCACGGCCAACGGTGCCTCGCTGACGCTGAATGCCAGCACCGCTTCGCTCGGTACCGATCCAGTTCCGGCCAACAACAATGCCAGTGTGACCACCGCCGTGATCACCAATGCCGATCTGTCGATCACGCTGACCGATACGCCCGATCCGGTGGTTGCCGGCACCAATCTGACCTATGTGGCGACGGTGACCAACGGCGGTCCCTCCGACGCGCAGAATGTCAGCATCACGCTGCCGCTGCCGGCGGGCACCAGCTTCGGGTCGGCGACCCCCAGTGCGGGTGGTACTTGCAACACTACGACACCCGTGGTTTGCACCTGGGCGGGTGCCACCGTGCCGACCGGTGTGGTCAACGCCACCATCGTCGCGACCGTAGCACCGGCAACCACCGGCGTGCTTTCGGCGACCGCCACGGCGGCATCCGGCACCACCGATCCGGTTTCCGGCAACGACAACTCCACGGCGACCACGACGGTGAACGCTTCGGCCGATCTCTCGATCACCCTGACCGACGCCCCCGATCCGGTGACTGCTGGCACCAATCTGGTCTACACCGCAACCGTGACCAATGCCGGCCCGTCCGATGCAACTGGTGTGACGGTCACAATGCCGGTACCGGCCAATACGACCCTCGTGTCGGGCTCGACCACCGGCGGCGGTACCTGCTCGGGTGCGCCGATTGTCTGCACCTTCCCGACCAGCTTCGCGCCAACGACTTCGCAAACGGCCACCATCACGGTCGCGGTGTCGGCTTCGGCACCGGATGGCAGCAGCATCAGCGCGACGGCCACCGTGGGTTCGGCTTCGACCGATCCGAATGGCGCCAACAACAGCGCCACGGCGACCACGCTGGTCGCGGCCGACGCCAATCTGCAGCTGACGCTGAGCGCCTCCTCGCTGGCGGTGCTGACCAATGAGCCGGTGACCTTCACGGCGGTCAGCCTGAACCAGGGTCCGTCGGATGCGCAGAATCTGTCAATCACGATGACCCTGACGCCGGACTTCCGCTACACCGCGCACACGGCCACCGGCGCCACTTGCACCACACCGCAGGTGGGTAACAGTGGCGTGGTCACCTGCACCTGGGCCGGCGCCACGGCGGTGAATGCCTCGCGCACCTTGAGCGTGGTGGCCTTCAGCAACAACCAGGGCGCCACGGCGGTGAACGCCAGCACGGTGTCGGATACCTCCGATCCGGTGACCGCCAACAATGTGGGCAATGTCAGCGTGCAGGTCGGTTTCCCGATCGAGGAAATCCCGACCGTGAACCAGTACGGCCTGATCCTGCTCGGCCTGATGCTGGGTCTGCTCGGCTTCGTCGCGGTCCGCCGTAACAGCTGA
- the recA gene encoding recombinase RecA, whose product MDDNKRRALSAALSQIEKQFGKGTVMRMGDRTSDAVEAISTGSLGLDVALGIGGLPRGRVVEIYGPESSGKTTLTLQVVAAAQRAGGTAAFVDAEHALDPTYAEKLGVNVDDLLVSQPDTGEQALEITDMLVRSNAIDVVVVDSVAALVPKAEIEGEMGDSHVGLQARLMSQALRKLTGNIKRSNCLVIFINQIRMKIGVMFGSPETTTGGNALKFYASVRLDIRRTGSVKRGDEVIGSETRVKVVKNKMAPPFRQAEFEILYGEGISREGEIIEMGVAQNIVEKSGAWYSYNGERIGQGKDNVRLYMKQHPEMAQEIETRIREKLLDIGAPAVAVAADEG is encoded by the coding sequence ATGGACGACAACAAGCGCCGTGCGCTATCGGCTGCACTTTCGCAGATCGAGAAACAGTTCGGCAAAGGCACCGTGATGCGCATGGGTGATCGCACCTCCGATGCCGTCGAGGCGATCTCGACCGGCTCCCTGGGGCTGGATGTGGCGCTCGGCATTGGCGGTCTGCCGCGTGGTCGTGTGGTGGAAATCTATGGGCCGGAATCCTCCGGCAAGACCACCCTGACCCTGCAGGTGGTGGCAGCCGCCCAGCGCGCCGGTGGCACCGCGGCCTTTGTCGATGCTGAACATGCACTCGATCCCACCTATGCCGAGAAACTGGGCGTCAATGTCGATGATTTGCTGGTGTCGCAGCCTGATACCGGCGAGCAGGCCCTGGAAATCACCGACATGCTGGTGCGCTCGAACGCCATTGATGTGGTCGTGGTCGATTCGGTTGCCGCTCTGGTGCCCAAGGCGGAAATCGAAGGCGAGATGGGCGACTCCCATGTCGGCCTGCAGGCGCGACTGATGAGCCAAGCCCTGCGCAAGCTCACCGGCAACATCAAGCGGTCGAACTGTCTGGTGATCTTCATCAACCAGATCCGCATGAAGATCGGCGTGATGTTCGGCAGCCCGGAAACCACCACCGGCGGCAACGCGCTGAAGTTCTATGCCTCGGTGCGCCTGGATATCCGCCGTACCGGCTCGGTCAAGCGCGGCGACGAGGTGATCGGGTCGGAAACCCGCGTCAAGGTGGTCAAGAACAAGATGGCGCCGCCGTTCCGCCAGGCCGAGTTCGAGATTCTCTACGGCGAGGGCATCTCGCGCGAAGGCGAGATCATCGAGATGGGCGTGGCCCAGAACATCGTCGAGAAATCCGGCGCCTGGTACAGCTACAACGGTGAGCGCATCGGACAGGGCAAGGACAATGTGCGCCTGTACATGAAGCAGCATCCGGAGATGGCCCAGGAAATCGAGACCCGCATCCGCGAGAAGCTGCTGGACATCGGCGCACCAGCCGTGGCGGTTGCCGCGGATGAAGGCTGA
- a CDS encoding pirin family protein, which translates to MSARHILKTIRGMATSDGAGVKLTRVIGSPALMELDPFLMLDEFGTDQPEDYIAGFPDHPHRGFETVTYMLDGRMRHRDNHGNSGLLVPGSVQWMSAGRGLVHSEMPEQEEGRMRGFQLWINLPARLKMSEPRYQEYGPEQIPRVEAAVGVRVKVIAGEVAGVSGPIEQPATSPVYLDLHLGEGARFEHPLPPAHNAFIYVYEGGLEVESEMATTSLSARQLGVLSAGEVLRLRSTTADTRAILVAGQPLREPVARYGPFVMNSRQEIMQAVEDFQAGRF; encoded by the coding sequence ATGAGTGCCCGTCATATCCTCAAGACGATTCGCGGCATGGCCACCTCGGATGGGGCCGGCGTGAAGTTGACCCGCGTCATCGGCTCGCCGGCGCTGATGGAACTCGACCCTTTCCTGATGCTGGACGAATTCGGCACCGACCAGCCCGAGGACTACATCGCCGGTTTCCCCGATCACCCGCATCGCGGCTTCGAGACCGTGACCTACATGCTCGACGGGCGCATGCGCCATCGCGACAATCACGGCAACTCGGGCCTGCTGGTGCCGGGCTCGGTGCAGTGGATGAGCGCCGGGCGCGGGCTGGTGCATTCGGAAATGCCGGAGCAGGAAGAAGGCCGCATGCGCGGCTTCCAGCTGTGGATCAACCTGCCGGCGCGCTTGAAGATGAGCGAGCCGCGCTATCAGGAATATGGACCGGAGCAGATTCCGCGGGTGGAAGCGGCGGTTGGTGTGCGCGTGAAGGTCATAGCCGGAGAGGTGGCCGGTGTCAGCGGGCCGATCGAGCAGCCGGCAACGTCGCCGGTGTATCTGGATCTGCATCTGGGCGAAGGTGCCCGCTTCGAGCATCCGCTGCCGCCAGCCCACAATGCCTTCATCTACGTCTACGAGGGCGGGCTGGAAGTGGAATCCGAGATGGCGACTACCTCGCTGTCGGCGCGTCAACTGGGCGTGCTGTCTGCCGGTGAGGTCTTGCGTCTGCGTTCCACGACAGCCGATACACGTGCCATTCTGGTGGCCGGTCAGCCGCTGCGCGAGCCGGTGGCGCGCTACGGGCCCTTCGTGATGAACTCACGACAGGAGATCATGCAGGCGGTCGAGGACTTCCAGGCGGGGCGGTTCTGA
- a CDS encoding CinA family protein: MPSPASEEQALHEAGAEIGRLLLARRMKLAAAESCTGGWLSKVVTEVAGCSDWFDCSFVAYSYEAKESMLGVSRVTLEMHGAVSQEVVVEMVRGALSRSRANVAVAITGIAGPSGGTPGKPVGTVWLAWGRGHHPPITQVVHLQGDRDAVRRQTVAVALAGLQKILTTPSEAF, translated from the coding sequence GTGCCTTCGCCCGCTTCCGAAGAACAAGCCCTGCACGAGGCCGGCGCCGAAATCGGACGCTTGTTGCTGGCCCGCCGGATGAAACTGGCAGCGGCAGAGTCCTGCACTGGCGGCTGGCTGTCCAAGGTGGTGACCGAAGTCGCCGGGTGCTCGGACTGGTTCGATTGCAGTTTCGTGGCCTACAGCTACGAGGCCAAGGAGTCGATGCTCGGTGTCTCCCGGGTGACCCTGGAAATGCACGGCGCCGTCAGCCAGGAAGTGGTGGTCGAGATGGTCCGCGGTGCGCTCTCGCGCAGTCGCGCCAACGTCGCCGTGGCCATCACCGGTATTGCCGGTCCCAGTGGCGGTACGCCGGGCAAGCCGGTGGGCACGGTTTGGCTGGCCTGGGGCAGGGGACATCACCCGCCGATCACGCAAGTGGTTCACCTGCAAGGCGATCGCGACGCGGTTCGGCGGCAGACAGTGGCCGTCGCGCTGGCAGGATTACAGAAAATTCTGACAACACCCAGCGAAGCATTCTGA